In Desulfomonile tiedjei DSM 6799, a genomic segment contains:
- a CDS encoding bifunctional DNA primase/polymerase: METNTAESYIETVPDVHDTPVEKEFEILLWNEAAYRLRCAIDIIPWTRENYPELCRADGTFQCSGCSGDMVPESTLATCPDAIPSSFNCKGSCGEKSRNKESFNIKADMEHTPLSVAMHSLAAEYLNAAISDGEGQESVKRQGSLIQAAFFYADKGWQVHDIFEMNRKNQCSCGNPKCESQGKHPRRDRWQERATTDKKKILAMWSGRNCHSNIGIRTGKESNLCVVDVDGEAGRENFDELKQRVDIPDTFRVITGSGGFHYYFTKPADMEYFTGGTDVFADKIDFRCDGNYVLAPPSNHESGNQYEWDPDCISSGVQIAELPLGLLEIARQQKASGSGKIEGNGKSKPKGDAVSPTGKKRFEIPENAPDGTRNETLFRLIRSYKGKGFSEKETHFNAFNFNRDRCIPPKTDDEFEKIFTHAWSYQNSAKSKFYHEDRIVREPDKILFFSEKETVDLFAPHACATGLVGGYANATGTEKLPGSMQGDERKIFIFLESQDPADVAGSQKLASGLAENNKFLKIVDLAPFFDGKSLKSLFEKKGFDHVKQVLTDAAEKSEWYAPPILQTSQGRVIEISNYVDLLQKEIPEQDWIIQEFVRESNLVILAGPPKVGKSLITLGWCLEVASGGYAFDRFKCAQGKTLNVALEDPERRLQTRLRKISRGKPMPPGGLFTRDWPLLPEGTTMLERWLDANEGVKLVVLDTLQKLKPAKDRHGTEYELDYRTMGGLQKIAIERSLSIVVVHHLNKGKNNEGGDLYARVLGSTALTGAADSILILERDRLSTEGTIFVSGRDIEEKKHSVAFDVESLTWSYLGEASDVKRSSEANEVRDILRASEGKPMSVAQIAEKTNPRVRSDTIRKRLDRMAKRGEVLKAAGMFGKYVLPPDDLHYGGSPEYGGRF; encoded by the coding sequence ATGGAAACTAATACTGCGGAATCTTACATTGAGACCGTACCTGATGTTCACGATACCCCCGTTGAAAAGGAATTCGAGATTTTATTATGGAACGAAGCGGCTTATAGGCTACGCTGTGCAATCGATATAATTCCGTGGACCCGAGAGAATTACCCGGAACTCTGCCGAGCTGACGGAACATTCCAGTGCAGTGGGTGCAGTGGGGATATGGTCCCGGAATCGACCCTAGCCACCTGTCCGGACGCTATCCCTTCATCGTTTAATTGCAAAGGTTCGTGTGGCGAGAAATCGCGAAACAAAGAATCGTTCAACATCAAAGCAGATATGGAACACACCCCATTAAGCGTTGCTATGCACTCTCTGGCCGCCGAATATTTGAATGCCGCAATATCCGACGGTGAAGGACAGGAAAGCGTTAAAAGGCAGGGGTCACTGATTCAGGCCGCATTTTTTTACGCTGACAAAGGCTGGCAAGTTCACGATATTTTTGAAATGAACCGCAAAAACCAATGTTCCTGCGGGAATCCCAAATGCGAATCACAGGGTAAGCACCCGCGGCGGGACCGCTGGCAAGAGCGCGCGACCACGGATAAAAAGAAGATTTTGGCAATGTGGAGCGGAAGAAATTGTCATTCTAATATTGGAATTCGGACAGGGAAAGAATCAAATCTTTGCGTCGTGGACGTGGACGGTGAGGCAGGCCGTGAGAATTTCGATGAACTGAAACAGAGGGTGGATATCCCGGACACCTTCCGGGTAATAACCGGTTCCGGAGGATTTCACTACTATTTCACCAAACCCGCAGACATGGAATATTTCACCGGTGGAACTGACGTTTTCGCAGACAAAATCGACTTCCGGTGCGACGGAAACTATGTGCTGGCCCCCCCGTCAAACCACGAATCAGGCAATCAATACGAGTGGGATCCTGATTGCATATCGTCCGGTGTACAGATAGCAGAGCTTCCGCTGGGTTTGCTGGAAATTGCGAGACAGCAAAAAGCATCTGGCAGTGGGAAAATTGAAGGTAACGGGAAAAGCAAACCGAAAGGGGATGCGGTCTCACCGACCGGGAAAAAGCGTTTTGAGATTCCAGAGAACGCGCCAGACGGGACACGCAATGAGACACTGTTTCGATTAATCCGAAGCTACAAAGGGAAGGGCTTTTCCGAAAAAGAGACACACTTCAATGCTTTCAATTTCAATCGAGACCGCTGCATACCTCCGAAAACAGACGATGAATTCGAGAAGATTTTTACACACGCATGGTCGTATCAAAATTCTGCTAAATCCAAATTTTATCATGAGGACAGAATCGTACGTGAACCGGACAAGATACTGTTTTTTTCGGAAAAAGAGACAGTCGACCTTTTTGCACCGCACGCTTGTGCTACTGGCTTGGTAGGTGGATATGCCAACGCGACCGGGACCGAAAAATTGCCCGGAAGCATGCAGGGGGACGAACGGAAAATCTTTATTTTCCTGGAATCACAAGACCCCGCCGACGTTGCTGGTTCCCAAAAACTCGCATCAGGACTCGCTGAAAATAATAAGTTTTTGAAAATTGTCGACCTCGCACCGTTTTTTGACGGTAAAAGCCTGAAATCATTATTTGAAAAAAAGGGTTTTGACCACGTGAAGCAAGTCCTGACCGATGCTGCTGAGAAGTCGGAATGGTATGCACCGCCTATCCTTCAGACGTCGCAAGGCAGGGTTATCGAGATATCAAACTATGTGGACCTTTTGCAGAAAGAAATTCCCGAACAAGATTGGATTATTCAGGAATTCGTCCGTGAAAGCAATTTAGTGATTTTGGCCGGTCCCCCGAAAGTCGGAAAAAGCTTAATAACACTTGGCTGGTGTCTCGAAGTGGCATCCGGTGGTTATGCGTTCGACAGGTTCAAATGTGCGCAAGGGAAAACATTGAACGTCGCACTCGAAGACCCCGAGCGCAGATTACAAACTCGTTTGCGCAAAATCTCACGGGGGAAGCCGATGCCGCCCGGAGGATTATTTACTAGAGATTGGCCGTTGCTCCCCGAGGGCACAACTATGCTGGAGCGCTGGTTAGATGCGAATGAGGGGGTTAAGCTGGTTGTCCTGGATACTCTGCAAAAATTGAAACCTGCAAAGGACAGGCACGGGACTGAATACGAGTTGGATTACCGGACAATGGGAGGACTCCAAAAAATTGCGATTGAACGGAGTCTTTCTATAGTCGTGGTGCACCATTTGAACAAAGGGAAGAATAACGAGGGCGGAGACCTTTACGCCAGGGTACTGGGAAGCACAGCGCTTACGGGGGCTGCTGACAGCATTTTGATTTTGGAACGGGACCGCTTGTCGACAGAGGGGACCATATTTGTCTCGGGACGGGACATTGAGGAAAAGAAGCATAGCGTGGCTTTTGACGTGGAAAGTCTCACATGGAGTTATTTAGGAGAAGCATCGGACGTGAAGCGCTCAAGTGAGGCTAACGAGGTTAGGGACATTTTGAGAGCTTCCGAGGGTAAGCCTATGTCAGTTGCTCAGATTGCAGAGAAGACGAATCCGAGGGTCAGAAGCGACACCATACGGAAGCGTCTTGACCGGATGGCGAAACGCGGAGAAGTCTTAAAAGCAGCGGGGATGTTCGGGAAATACGTTTTGCCACCGGACGACTTGCATTACGGTGGTTCGCCTGAATATGGTGGGCGTTTCTAG
- a CDS encoding dCTP deaminase: MPLLTDTSIARLLGKDIIIEPFSENCLMPMGYDLRVGDFVYALDMRLLRPENGVYTLPPRSTIQILTKESVWVSSRIGGTLHSRVSLVSKGLSHISTTVDPGWTGPLLITLRNTLDREFKLKKDDRLVTMVLYRTQRRAKGRHKKPDFLRDILIDQVKEQIQEEVDEYMERIKPVLGDTELLKSFRKAVEAANQPMSSKIANSARRTMTLNAVKYFGLGVLYILGLAILGINFYWDKISWLFNNQPYDTEVFAAQAAMLTTLIFLGTKLQQD, translated from the coding sequence ATGCCTCTACTCACCGATACCTCCATTGCTAGGCTTCTTGGAAAAGACATCATAATTGAACCCTTTTCAGAAAACTGCCTAATGCCCATGGGGTATGACCTCAGGGTGGGAGATTTTGTTTATGCTCTGGACATGAGGTTGCTCCGACCTGAGAATGGAGTCTATACTCTGCCTCCTCGCAGCACTATTCAGATCTTGACAAAAGAGTCCGTCTGGGTTTCCAGCAGAATCGGGGGGACTCTTCATTCCAGAGTTTCATTGGTCTCTAAAGGACTTTCCCATATTTCGACGACTGTGGACCCAGGATGGACCGGTCCTCTATTGATAACCCTCAGGAATACCCTAGACAGGGAGTTCAAACTAAAGAAAGACGATAGGCTCGTAACTATGGTTCTATACAGAACCCAAAGAAGAGCCAAGGGGCGTCACAAGAAACCCGACTTCTTGCGAGACATCTTGATCGACCAAGTAAAGGAGCAGATCCAAGAAGAAGTCGATGAGTATATGGAGAGAATTAAGCCCGTTTTAGGCGATACAGAATTACTCAAGAGTTTTCGGAAAGCTGTCGAAGCTGCGAATCAGCCGATGTCTTCAAAGATTGCGAATTCCGCAAGAAGGACAATGACTTTGAACGCCGTAAAATACTTCGGACTTGGTGTATTATATATTTTGGGACTCGCCATTCTGGGAATTAATTTCTACTGGGATAAGATCTCATGGTTATTTAACAATCAGCCGTATGATACTGAAGTATTCGCCGCACAAGCCGCTATGTTGACAACCCTGATATTTCTTGGGACGAAATTGCAGCAAGATTAA
- a CDS encoding radical SAM protein gives MRAFVSKILARYPRLIPFIAPMVKSVKKRFSGIRTQKMDPDVARRLKRILESRLTILDVETTNICNARCSFCAYRFRKRPPQVMTSDFFSMLLDRYVAYGGGDLSLTPLVGDPLVDKGLIAKIQRARSESSIKEISFATNLIALDLHGAKNLLTSGVNWIFVSTSIGSKDMYRSVYGVDRYERVMANLFDLLETNNQLGRPVAISVGLRCAKPYRAVFASPDYRRAVELLGSYISVIDDDYVNWTGSIREEDLPAGNRFRRIHDRREPCEQLYYGLQVYVNGDVNLCCCVDMQGELLVGNVQRDSIDRIWKGDTIRKIRAAWDAGDIPEICSQCNMYAPLSAFLTLNRHRIEQWGVADLTSPEL, from the coding sequence ATGAGAGCGTTCGTATCGAAAATTTTAGCACGTTATCCCCGGCTTATTCCCTTCATCGCGCCCATGGTCAAGTCCGTAAAGAAGCGGTTTTCCGGTATCAGGACACAGAAGATGGATCCGGATGTCGCTCGCCGTCTCAAGCGGATTCTGGAATCCCGACTCACCATACTCGATGTGGAAACGACCAACATCTGTAACGCCAGGTGCTCGTTTTGCGCATATCGATTCCGCAAAAGACCGCCTCAAGTGATGACTTCGGACTTCTTCTCCATGCTGCTCGATCGATATGTCGCTTACGGTGGTGGTGATCTGAGCTTGACGCCTCTGGTAGGAGATCCCCTCGTGGACAAAGGACTCATCGCAAAGATCCAGCGAGCACGCTCGGAGTCGTCCATAAAGGAAATCAGCTTCGCGACGAATTTGATCGCACTCGATCTTCACGGTGCGAAAAACCTGTTGACCTCCGGTGTAAACTGGATATTTGTAAGCACGAGTATCGGTAGCAAAGACATGTATCGATCCGTGTACGGGGTCGACAGGTATGAACGGGTCATGGCGAATCTGTTCGATCTGCTCGAGACCAACAATCAGCTCGGCCGTCCTGTTGCGATTTCTGTCGGCTTGAGATGTGCAAAGCCGTATCGCGCGGTTTTTGCGTCTCCCGATTATCGTCGAGCGGTAGAGCTTCTCGGCAGCTACATAAGCGTTATTGATGACGACTATGTCAATTGGACCGGGTCGATTCGTGAAGAGGACCTCCCTGCAGGAAACAGGTTTCGTCGTATCCATGACAGGCGGGAACCTTGCGAGCAGCTTTATTACGGCCTTCAGGTATATGTTAACGGAGATGTGAACCTTTGCTGCTGTGTTGACATGCAAGGGGAACTGCTGGTCGGCAATGTGCAGAGGGATTCCATCGATCGCATTTGGAAAGGGGATACGATTCGGAAAATCCGTGCTGCGTGGGACGCGGGCGATATTCCGGAAATCTGTTCTCAGTGCAATATGTACGCCCCGCTTTCTGCTTTTCTGACCTTGAACCGACACCGCATCGAACAATGGGGTGTGGCGGATCTGACAAGTCCGGAGTTGTAA
- a CDS encoding recombinase family protein, whose amino-acid sequence MKRAGRKEQARGKANPNTAIIYCRVSTQKQASKGISLDMQLARCTEYAANRGLKVLDIIIDAGISAKDVEHRPGMRRIIDMAKNRTVAHILSFKLDRLFRNTQDTLNAMEMFTRYGVKVHLVSECRIVQTESADDECMLGFQAVISTHERKRIGERTRAALARKRELGEFTGGRAPYGYRYANGGFVVDATEQDIIRKMRTFRNHGYSLRKVAVCLKQDGITNRSGGMFHPNQIQKLLG is encoded by the coding sequence ATGAAGAGAGCAGGACGTAAAGAACAGGCAAGAGGAAAAGCAAATCCGAATACTGCAATTATCTATTGTCGGGTGAGCACTCAGAAACAAGCAAGCAAAGGGATTTCTCTTGATATGCAGCTTGCCAGGTGCACAGAGTATGCGGCTAACCGTGGTCTGAAAGTCCTGGATATCATCATTGATGCCGGTATTTCTGCAAAGGACGTGGAACACCGACCCGGTATGCGCAGAATAATAGATATGGCCAAGAATCGCACCGTTGCGCATATCCTCTCTTTCAAACTTGACAGGCTATTCAGGAACACTCAGGACACGCTGAACGCAATGGAGATGTTCACGAGATACGGTGTCAAGGTCCACCTTGTGTCCGAATGTAGGATAGTGCAGACCGAGAGTGCCGATGATGAGTGTATGCTGGGTTTTCAGGCTGTAATATCCACTCACGAACGGAAACGCATCGGAGAGCGCACCCGTGCAGCACTGGCGAGAAAACGAGAGCTTGGCGAATTCACCGGTGGACGTGCACCATACGGGTATAGATATGCGAACGGTGGATTTGTCGTGGACGCGACCGAACAGGATATCATTCGCAAGATGCGCACATTTCGGAATCACGGTTACTCTCTGCGTAAAGTGGCCGTATGTCTGAAACAGGACGGAATCACGAATCGGTCTGGTGGAATGTTTCACCCGAATCAAATCCAGAAATTGTTGGGTTAG
- a CDS encoding type II toxin-antitoxin system HicB family antitoxin, which yields MSERTFTAVVHKEDDLFVAECPEVGTVSQGYTLEEAVANLKEATELYLEEFPHPKTSRVIMTTFEATYG from the coding sequence ATGTCTGAACGAACATTTACCGCGGTTGTTCACAAGGAAGATGACCTGTTCGTTGCCGAATGCCCTGAGGTAGGCACGGTTAGCCAAGGCTACACTCTGGAGGAAGCCGTTGCCAATCTCAAGGAGGCCACCGAGCTATACCTTGAGGAATTTCCACATCCGAAAACTTCCCGAGTGATCATGACTACGTTTGAAGCGACATATGGTTGA
- a CDS encoding tyrosine-type recombinase/integrase, producing MVTRRTNKQGIQDSVWTVYFKPFRDRKIGLKLETTSKREAMAIEAAILRACRSADYSILDGEAREACARMFRNQGWELPECLGGTTVPVEELTLWRAIQTTLSYPDIRDSSNRQRMQEGFAHLVEFFSKGFAVKELWIHHIKEYQRARQAEHAAHSTINKEIAALSKLFQVLIELREIQVNPCRSVKPLTEKNDKRQVYISHADYQRIISALPDWYVPIVQTAYYTGMRRGEILGLTWNRVNLKSRIVYLGPDDVKERNFKRVPIHQDLLPILDRLRKQIVGAEHVFHREGDPITHKYQVRWPWDRIVSKLEGLNPTPHFHDLRHTWKTNARRSGMDMELRESILGHATRGKSISEGYGVISDAELIQAIDRMTFDHGETMIWVPSAKRKSRQGVAVCNFG from the coding sequence ATGGTAACACGGAGAACCAATAAACAGGGTATTCAGGATAGTGTCTGGACAGTCTACTTTAAGCCATTTCGGGACCGTAAAATCGGTCTGAAACTTGAGACCACGAGCAAACGTGAGGCTATGGCGATTGAAGCAGCGATATTGAGAGCGTGCAGAAGTGCGGATTATTCCATCCTTGACGGTGAGGCGCGCGAGGCATGTGCCCGTATGTTCAGAAATCAGGGCTGGGAATTGCCAGAATGTCTCGGTGGTACGACGGTTCCCGTGGAAGAACTGACATTGTGGCGTGCGATTCAGACGACACTCAGTTACCCAGACATTCGAGACAGCTCGAATCGACAGAGGATGCAAGAGGGATTCGCGCATCTGGTCGAATTTTTCAGTAAAGGTTTTGCGGTAAAAGAACTCTGGATACACCATATAAAGGAGTATCAGAGAGCGCGACAGGCTGAACATGCAGCACATAGCACGATAAACAAAGAGATTGCCGCACTGTCGAAACTCTTCCAGGTGCTCATTGAGTTGCGAGAGATTCAGGTTAATCCGTGCAGGTCTGTGAAGCCATTGACAGAGAAGAACGATAAACGACAGGTCTACATAAGCCATGCGGATTATCAACGCATCATTTCCGCTTTGCCTGACTGGTACGTCCCCATCGTTCAGACTGCCTACTATACTGGTATGCGAAGAGGCGAAATACTTGGGCTGACGTGGAATCGAGTCAATCTGAAATCACGGATCGTCTATCTAGGACCGGATGACGTGAAGGAACGAAACTTCAAGCGTGTTCCGATTCATCAAGACCTACTCCCCATTTTGGACCGGTTGCGTAAACAGATAGTCGGCGCCGAACACGTCTTTCATCGTGAAGGCGACCCGATTACGCACAAATATCAGGTCCGGTGGCCTTGGGATAGGATAGTCTCGAAACTGGAAGGGTTGAATCCTACTCCGCACTTTCATGACCTGAGACATACGTGGAAGACGAATGCCAGACGTAGCGGTATGGACATGGAACTTCGCGAAAGTATTCTTGGGCATGCGACCCGAGGAAAGAGCATCAGCGAGGGTTATGGCGTTATCAGTGACGCTGAACTCATTCAGGCAATCGACCGGATGACGTTCGACCACGGGGAAACAATGATATGGGTTCCGAGTGCCAAAAGAAAAAGCAGACAGGGAGTAGCTGTCTGCAATTTTGGGTAA
- a CDS encoding DMP19 family protein: MESATESNKRPKEDYRIDRPETDDELAWVIATNLDEYIEFHEGEAVLQQTMKGTTLGQRVIYACIWYEYEVCNGGHQQFFWNSTGILWDEALAGFIKMGAIEYAAILKAAVSLFPNGNAI; the protein is encoded by the coding sequence ATGGAGAGTGCGACTGAAAGCAATAAAAGGCCCAAAGAGGATTATCGGATCGACAGACCCGAAACAGACGATGAATTGGCATGGGTGATCGCCACCAATCTGGACGAGTACATCGAGTTCCATGAAGGAGAGGCAGTTTTACAGCAGACTATGAAAGGAACTACGCTAGGTCAGCGGGTTATTTATGCTTGCATATGGTACGAATACGAAGTCTGTAACGGTGGACATCAGCAATTCTTCTGGAACAGCACCGGCATCCTTTGGGACGAAGCCTTGGCCGGGTTCATAAAAATGGGAGCAATCGAATATGCCGCTATACTGAAGGCCGCGGTTTCCCTGTTCCCGAACGGAAACGCCATCTAA
- a CDS encoding zf-TFIIB domain-containing protein — translation MNCPVCAVELRMAERQGVEIDYCPKCRGVWLDRGELDKIIEKSSPEQNSLSETHYGNERKSYADRSEQHRSSYQDERSDHYHGKKKKSFCL, via the coding sequence GTGAATTGCCCCGTGTGCGCAGTAGAACTCAGGATGGCTGAGAGACAAGGAGTTGAAATTGATTATTGTCCCAAGTGCCGTGGTGTTTGGCTCGATCGTGGTGAATTGGACAAAATCATAGAAAAATCATCCCCTGAACAGAACTCCCTCAGCGAGACCCATTATGGGAACGAACGCAAGTCTTATGCAGACAGATCAGAACAGCATCGCTCCTCATATCAAGATGAGAGGTCGGATCATTATCATGGGAAAAAGAAGAAGTCCTTCTGTCTTTAG
- a CDS encoding ArnT family glycosyltransferase: MPIHTTTRTLEKSSESNTDKELLPRSTLTWGMTFSYIAVAVFAFFFCWICGQRGLFSSDQSIVFDGGYRLLTGQVPFKDFVSPIGPIPFLAQAAFFWIFGVSFSSYLLHSCTANAVAALCAISVIRTLFPGRTYLAISSGVLTAVWFYPSFGTPYLEHTAFFLGFFALALIVYVLVSTSTGQLARNLIILACGILSALAILSKQNAGVLIAAACFGLIFASCCWKEASRRDWSLVGTFAIGLFTTLATFVLWVHRYSDLSLFNHYFLEVPFELGLSRAQSLTVGLKRMLIPYEHPMLRIALYGSAVIWICVAAAFLMQYNLQKTPRSKIAFTLLLLLLTVQSLMIPTMNNAVIYMVPFTGIIVALSFGLAQEFLLPLVRIKPLVISVVFLCMGFGLTFVGCDLSWNRRDLLFSTSIFRSLPIQGLSTLKWGEPTTIRTWQLTGNEVVDLVSHLTAQGKPFFVFPDFTMLYGIVGKPNPQPICWFHPGVTYSAKGEPLLDRWIASDLKRNGVEVIVLEKCAWLGLDMLDQFPLTKNLIQEHFRLVRSIGPWEVLHRHSQEQVGPEK, from the coding sequence ATGCCGATTCATACGACTACACGAACGCTGGAAAAGAGTAGCGAAAGCAATACTGATAAGGAGCTTCTTCCGCGTAGCACTCTTACGTGGGGAATGACTTTTTCGTATATCGCAGTGGCAGTCTTCGCCTTCTTCTTTTGTTGGATCTGCGGCCAGCGAGGTCTCTTTTCTTCTGATCAATCCATCGTTTTCGATGGTGGGTACCGCCTTCTTACCGGTCAAGTACCGTTCAAAGACTTTGTGAGTCCCATCGGTCCGATTCCTTTCTTGGCTCAAGCTGCTTTTTTTTGGATTTTTGGAGTCTCTTTTTCTTCCTACTTACTCCATTCGTGCACGGCCAATGCAGTCGCTGCTTTATGCGCGATCTCTGTCATCAGGACTCTTTTTCCCGGACGAACATATCTCGCAATCTCATCAGGTGTTTTGACTGCTGTCTGGTTTTATCCATCTTTCGGAACGCCGTATCTCGAGCATACTGCGTTCTTCCTCGGCTTTTTCGCCTTGGCGCTCATTGTGTATGTTCTTGTGTCCACAAGTACAGGACAATTGGCAAGGAATCTCATCATTCTCGCATGCGGTATACTTTCAGCTCTGGCGATCTTGAGTAAGCAGAATGCCGGTGTTCTTATTGCCGCGGCCTGCTTTGGGTTGATCTTTGCGTCGTGCTGCTGGAAAGAAGCAAGTCGCCGCGATTGGTCGCTTGTGGGAACGTTCGCGATCGGGTTATTCACAACCCTCGCAACTTTTGTGCTATGGGTTCACCGGTATTCCGACTTGTCGCTCTTTAATCATTACTTCCTGGAAGTGCCATTCGAGCTTGGCTTATCACGGGCTCAGTCGTTAACGGTCGGGCTGAAGCGTATGCTTATCCCTTATGAACACCCCATGTTGAGGATTGCTCTCTACGGTTCGGCTGTAATTTGGATATGTGTAGCTGCAGCGTTCTTAATGCAGTATAATTTGCAGAAGACCCCGCGCAGCAAAATAGCATTTACTCTCTTACTGCTGCTGTTGACTGTACAGAGCCTGATGATCCCGACCATGAATAATGCGGTAATATATATGGTCCCGTTTACAGGGATTATCGTTGCTTTATCCTTTGGATTGGCACAGGAATTCTTGTTGCCGCTCGTGAGAATTAAGCCGCTGGTAATCTCGGTAGTATTCCTGTGTATGGGTTTCGGGTTGACCTTCGTCGGTTGCGATCTCTCGTGGAACCGGAGAGATCTGCTTTTTTCCACCTCGATCTTCCGTTCTTTGCCGATACAGGGTCTGAGCACTCTGAAATGGGGCGAGCCGACTACGATACGCACGTGGCAATTGACTGGTAACGAAGTGGTCGATCTCGTCAGTCATTTGACAGCCCAGGGCAAGCCTTTCTTTGTGTTTCCGGACTTCACCATGCTATATGGTATAGTGGGTAAGCCGAATCCTCAACCGATCTGTTGGTTCCACCCCGGCGTAACCTACTCTGCAAAGGGAGAACCCTTGCTCGACCGATGGATCGCTTCCGACCTGAAACGGAATGGCGTAGAAGTTATAGTCCTGGAAAAATGTGCATGGCTGGGATTGGATATGCTCGATCAATTCCCCCTGACGAAAAATCTTATTCAAGAGCATTTCAGGCTGGTGCGTTCAATCGGTCCCTGGGAAGTGCTCCATCGGCATTCACAGGAGCAGGTCGGACCTGAAAAGTGA
- a CDS encoding helix-turn-helix domain-containing protein, which produces MNHLNESATEGPFEHSTDELTNSTNPIPQLLTPKEAATLLRISIKALNALAHAGKIGYVWKNNRERGYFHEHLRQYLAAREVVATLSCARKRGPVVPVEPCKSVDNRVSESLRFRPKGGGDSRTRRESERGKVFRAQLREEMCKW; this is translated from the coding sequence TTGAATCACCTAAACGAGAGCGCAACAGAAGGGCCATTTGAGCATTCGACTGACGAGCTGACGAATTCCACAAATCCCATCCCCCAGCTATTAACCCCAAAGGAAGCAGCTACCCTACTGCGCATAAGCATCAAAGCGCTTAACGCGTTGGCTCATGCTGGTAAAATCGGTTACGTCTGGAAAAATAATCGAGAGCGTGGATATTTCCACGAGCATTTGAGGCAATACCTCGCGGCAAGAGAAGTGGTTGCGACCCTATCTTGTGCGAGGAAGAGGGGACCGGTTGTACCGGTAGAACCGTGCAAATCGGTTGACAATCGCGTCTCTGAGTCTTTACGATTCCGCCCGAAAGGTGGTGGTGACAGTAGGACGCGACGAGAATCAGAAAGAGGGAAGGTGTTTAGAGCACAGCTTCGAGAGGAGATGTGCAAATGGTAA